A window from Citrus sinensis cultivar Valencia sweet orange chromosome 5, DVS_A1.0, whole genome shotgun sequence encodes these proteins:
- the LOC102613936 gene encoding serine/threonine-protein kinase MPS1 isoform X2 gives MDREASLPVPPPLSSRFRPTVTSDTTSSSSSSSFTSSSSPPDLFRHVQAAFKRHRPLGSMQSNSIMPKRSLVPKREASRCLGTNVDINVDTDKSKDMFSLSHGHAVKDPISQIKNEAATAVAETQEDASITPPSILGTRTNTFDENFNPFDAQRDHSKLTIGCKENNSLTLAHLEPPHDQGQRKVRFSVGNSTSCQEMEWDASNQVEVSTVVNNNSKLQQVRNTEPDISLRPDGASSLAKRTTVVQDQLHQFRNFLGQPATQFSMVGSSCPTSTYIHSTSAPMLNSTTKCSRSHQEGSTLGAVEPVEDFSRNPEPANRGDMVHLSCSSLKDTKTPVDQAVRAPQASTSVIDPKPEIKKQEWPKEQQDCVVKEGGIPNDPSTHKSMEGRQHTGNSPELKSQAPLSKNSSSDMKLEASKSEKQEKAVSSKGASAPRKRNYDPDLFFKVNGKLYQRLGKIGSGGSSEVHKVISSDCTIYALKKIKLKGRDYATAYGFCQEIEYLNKLKGKNNIIQLIDYEVTEKALLREVLNGSMNNKDGRVKDDGYIYMVLEYGEIDLAHMLSQKWKEMDGSNQTLDENWLRFYWQQILEAVNTIHEERIVHSDLKPANFLLVKGSLKLIDFGIAKAIMSDTTNIQRDSQVGTLSYMSPEAFMCNESDENGNIIKCGRPSDIWSLGCILYQMVYGRTPFSEYKTFWAKFKVITDPNHEITYEPVPNPWLLDLMKKCLAWDRNERWRIPQLLQHPFLVPPVSTQPSSSQDQSYQLLQLLAEASASDHEASAICSQLSQLIRNPVMLATTQLSTLRDQQCKLLLKLSKLCLELQKRLANLGENK, from the exons ATGGACAGGGAGGCTAGTCTGCCGGTCCCACCACCTCTATCGTCAAGGTTCCGTCCGACAGTTACTTCAGACACGACGTCATCTTCGTCTTCGTCTTCGTTcacttcttcatcttctccgCCGGACCTCTTCCGGCATGTTCAAGCCGCCTTCAAGCGCCACCGCCCTCTCG GTAGCATGCAGTCAAATAGTATAATGCCTAAACGCTCATTAGTTCCCAAACGGGAAGCATCAAGGTGCTTGGGTACGAATGTGGATATTAATGTGGACACAGATAAGTCTAAAGATATGTTTTCattgagtcatggtcatgcaGTGAAGGATCCAATTTCACAGATTAAGAATGAAGCAGCGACTGCTGTTGCGGAAACTCAAGAAGATGCATCCATTACACCACCTTCAATTTTGGGCACTAGGACCAATACCTTTGATGAGAATTTTAACCCATTTGATGCACAGAGAGATCATTCGAAACTTACTATTGGttgtaaagaaaataattcattgaCTTTGGCCCATCTAGAGCCTCCACATGATCAGGGTCAGCGAAAAGTTCGATTTTCAGTTGGGAACAGCACCAGTTGTCAAG AAATGGAATGGGATGCAAGCAATCAAGTAGAGGTATCAACTGTTGTCAATAATAACTCAAAGCTTCAGCAAGTTCGGAACACAGAACCTGATATCAGTTTGAGGCCTGATGGTGCTTCTTCATTGGCAAAGAGAACTACTGTTGTCCAGGATCAGCTGCACCAATTCAGAAACTTTTTAGGTCAGCCTGCTACTCAGTTTTCTATGGTTGGCTCATCATGCCCTACCTCAACATACATCCATTCTACTTCAGCACCCATGCTTAATTCTACAACCAAATGTTCTCGTTCTCATCAAGAAGGCAGTACTCTTGGTGCTGTAGAACCTGTGGAAGATTTCAGTAGGAATCCTGAGCCTGCAAACCGAGGAGATATGGTACACCTATCATGTTCTTCACTAAAGGATACCAAAACTCCAGTTGATCAGGCAGTTAGGGCACCACAGGCTTCTACTTCGGTTATTGACCCCAAACCagaaattaagaaacaagAATGGCCAAAGGAGCAACAAGACTGTGTGGTGAAGGAAGGTGGAATACCAAATGATCCTTCTACTCATAAATCAATGGAGGGGCGTCAACATACAGGTAATAGCCCAGAACTGAAATCTCAGGCACCATTGTCAAAAAACTCATCATCAGACATGAAGTTGGAGGCTTCTAAATCTGAAAAGCAGGAGAAGGCTGTAAGTAGTAAAGGGGCATCTGCGCCTCGTAAACGGAATTATGATCCTGACTTGTTCTTTAAAGTCAATGGAAAACTCTATCAAAGGCTCGGTAAGATAGGAAGTGGAGGAAGCAGTGAGGTTCACAAAGTCATTTCATCAGACTGCACAATCTATGCACTTAAGAAAATCAAGCTCAAAGGTCGTGATTATGCAACTGCATATGGGTTTTGTCAGGAAATTGAGTATTTAAACAAGTTGAAGGGAAAGAACAATATCATACAGCTAATAGACTATGAG GTGACAGAGAAAGCTTTGCTTCGTGAAGTCTTGAATGGCTCCATGAACAATAAAGATGGCAGAGTCAAGGATGACGGATATATATACATGGTACTGGAATACGGGGAAATTGATTTGGCTCACATGTTGTCCCAGAAATGGAAGGAAATGGATGGCTCAAATCAGACCTTGGATGAGAACTGGCTTCGATTTTACTGGCAG CAAATACTTGAAGCTGTCAACACCATCCATGAGGAACGTATTGTCCACTCCGATTTGAAGCCAGCAAATTTCCTACTTGTCAAAGGTTCTCTGAAGCTAATTGATTTTGGTATTGCCAAAGCCATTATGAGTGATACAACCAACATCCAAAGGGATTCACAG GTAGGTACTCTGAGCTACATGTCTCCTGAAGCATTCATGTGCAATGAGAGTGACGAAAACggaaatattataaaatgtgGCCGGCCTTCAGATATTTGGTCTCTTGGCTGCATCCTTTATCAAATGGTATATGGGAGGACCCCATTTTCGGAATACAAAACCTTCTGGGCGAAGTTTAAAGTTATCACAGATCCTAACCATGAAATAACTTATGAACCTGTTCCCAATCCATGGCTTCTTGATCTTATGAAGAAGTGCCTCGCATGGGATCGAAATGAAAGGTGGAGGATTCCTCAGCTACTTCAACATCCTTTCCTTGTTCCCCCAGTCTCAACACAACCATCGTCATCTCAAGACCAAAGCTATCAGCTGCTTCAACTTCTAGCCGAAGCTAGTGCCAGTGATCATGAAGCTTCCGCAATATGCAGTCAGCTGAGTCAATTGATTAGGAATCCAGTCATGCTGGCAACAACTCAGTTGTCAACATTGCGAGACCAGCAATGTAAGTTGCTTCTTAAACTATCAAAGCTTTGCTTAGAACTCCAGAAACGTCTAGCAAATCTTGGGGAGAATAAGTAG
- the LOC102613936 gene encoding serine/threonine-protein kinase MPS1 isoform X1, with protein sequence MDREASLPVPPPLSSRFRPTVTSDTTSSSSSSSFTSSSSPPDLFRHVQAAFKRHRPLGSMQSNSIMPKRSLVPKREASRCLGTNVDINVDTDKSKDMFSLSHGHAVKDPISQIKNEAATAVAETQEDASITPPSILGTRTNTFDENFNPFDAQRDHSKLTIGCKENNSLTLAHLEPPHDQGQRKVRFSVGNSTSCQGADDRMATGMENLSSHMGSLALTEMEWDASNQVEVSTVVNNNSKLQQVRNTEPDISLRPDGASSLAKRTTVVQDQLHQFRNFLGQPATQFSMVGSSCPTSTYIHSTSAPMLNSTTKCSRSHQEGSTLGAVEPVEDFSRNPEPANRGDMVHLSCSSLKDTKTPVDQAVRAPQASTSVIDPKPEIKKQEWPKEQQDCVVKEGGIPNDPSTHKSMEGRQHTGNSPELKSQAPLSKNSSSDMKLEASKSEKQEKAVSSKGASAPRKRNYDPDLFFKVNGKLYQRLGKIGSGGSSEVHKVISSDCTIYALKKIKLKGRDYATAYGFCQEIEYLNKLKGKNNIIQLIDYEVTEKALLREVLNGSMNNKDGRVKDDGYIYMVLEYGEIDLAHMLSQKWKEMDGSNQTLDENWLRFYWQQILEAVNTIHEERIVHSDLKPANFLLVKGSLKLIDFGIAKAIMSDTTNIQRDSQVGTLSYMSPEAFMCNESDENGNIIKCGRPSDIWSLGCILYQMVYGRTPFSEYKTFWAKFKVITDPNHEITYEPVPNPWLLDLMKKCLAWDRNERWRIPQLLQHPFLVPPVSTQPSSSQDQSYQLLQLLAEASASDHEASAICSQLSQLIRNPVMLATTQLSTLRDQQCKLLLKLSKLCLELQKRLANLGENK encoded by the exons ATGGACAGGGAGGCTAGTCTGCCGGTCCCACCACCTCTATCGTCAAGGTTCCGTCCGACAGTTACTTCAGACACGACGTCATCTTCGTCTTCGTCTTCGTTcacttcttcatcttctccgCCGGACCTCTTCCGGCATGTTCAAGCCGCCTTCAAGCGCCACCGCCCTCTCG GTAGCATGCAGTCAAATAGTATAATGCCTAAACGCTCATTAGTTCCCAAACGGGAAGCATCAAGGTGCTTGGGTACGAATGTGGATATTAATGTGGACACAGATAAGTCTAAAGATATGTTTTCattgagtcatggtcatgcaGTGAAGGATCCAATTTCACAGATTAAGAATGAAGCAGCGACTGCTGTTGCGGAAACTCAAGAAGATGCATCCATTACACCACCTTCAATTTTGGGCACTAGGACCAATACCTTTGATGAGAATTTTAACCCATTTGATGCACAGAGAGATCATTCGAAACTTACTATTGGttgtaaagaaaataattcattgaCTTTGGCCCATCTAGAGCCTCCACATGATCAGGGTCAGCGAAAAGTTCGATTTTCAGTTGGGAACAGCACCAGTTGTCAAG GGGCCGATGATCGAATGGCCACTGGAATGGAGAATTTATCATCTCATATGGGTTCACTTGCATTGACAGAAATGGAATGGGATGCAAGCAATCAAGTAGAGGTATCAACTGTTGTCAATAATAACTCAAAGCTTCAGCAAGTTCGGAACACAGAACCTGATATCAGTTTGAGGCCTGATGGTGCTTCTTCATTGGCAAAGAGAACTACTGTTGTCCAGGATCAGCTGCACCAATTCAGAAACTTTTTAGGTCAGCCTGCTACTCAGTTTTCTATGGTTGGCTCATCATGCCCTACCTCAACATACATCCATTCTACTTCAGCACCCATGCTTAATTCTACAACCAAATGTTCTCGTTCTCATCAAGAAGGCAGTACTCTTGGTGCTGTAGAACCTGTGGAAGATTTCAGTAGGAATCCTGAGCCTGCAAACCGAGGAGATATGGTACACCTATCATGTTCTTCACTAAAGGATACCAAAACTCCAGTTGATCAGGCAGTTAGGGCACCACAGGCTTCTACTTCGGTTATTGACCCCAAACCagaaattaagaaacaagAATGGCCAAAGGAGCAACAAGACTGTGTGGTGAAGGAAGGTGGAATACCAAATGATCCTTCTACTCATAAATCAATGGAGGGGCGTCAACATACAGGTAATAGCCCAGAACTGAAATCTCAGGCACCATTGTCAAAAAACTCATCATCAGACATGAAGTTGGAGGCTTCTAAATCTGAAAAGCAGGAGAAGGCTGTAAGTAGTAAAGGGGCATCTGCGCCTCGTAAACGGAATTATGATCCTGACTTGTTCTTTAAAGTCAATGGAAAACTCTATCAAAGGCTCGGTAAGATAGGAAGTGGAGGAAGCAGTGAGGTTCACAAAGTCATTTCATCAGACTGCACAATCTATGCACTTAAGAAAATCAAGCTCAAAGGTCGTGATTATGCAACTGCATATGGGTTTTGTCAGGAAATTGAGTATTTAAACAAGTTGAAGGGAAAGAACAATATCATACAGCTAATAGACTATGAG GTGACAGAGAAAGCTTTGCTTCGTGAAGTCTTGAATGGCTCCATGAACAATAAAGATGGCAGAGTCAAGGATGACGGATATATATACATGGTACTGGAATACGGGGAAATTGATTTGGCTCACATGTTGTCCCAGAAATGGAAGGAAATGGATGGCTCAAATCAGACCTTGGATGAGAACTGGCTTCGATTTTACTGGCAG CAAATACTTGAAGCTGTCAACACCATCCATGAGGAACGTATTGTCCACTCCGATTTGAAGCCAGCAAATTTCCTACTTGTCAAAGGTTCTCTGAAGCTAATTGATTTTGGTATTGCCAAAGCCATTATGAGTGATACAACCAACATCCAAAGGGATTCACAG GTAGGTACTCTGAGCTACATGTCTCCTGAAGCATTCATGTGCAATGAGAGTGACGAAAACggaaatattataaaatgtgGCCGGCCTTCAGATATTTGGTCTCTTGGCTGCATCCTTTATCAAATGGTATATGGGAGGACCCCATTTTCGGAATACAAAACCTTCTGGGCGAAGTTTAAAGTTATCACAGATCCTAACCATGAAATAACTTATGAACCTGTTCCCAATCCATGGCTTCTTGATCTTATGAAGAAGTGCCTCGCATGGGATCGAAATGAAAGGTGGAGGATTCCTCAGCTACTTCAACATCCTTTCCTTGTTCCCCCAGTCTCAACACAACCATCGTCATCTCAAGACCAAAGCTATCAGCTGCTTCAACTTCTAGCCGAAGCTAGTGCCAGTGATCATGAAGCTTCCGCAATATGCAGTCAGCTGAGTCAATTGATTAGGAATCCAGTCATGCTGGCAACAACTCAGTTGTCAACATTGCGAGACCAGCAATGTAAGTTGCTTCTTAAACTATCAAAGCTTTGCTTAGAACTCCAGAAACGTCTAGCAAATCTTGGGGAGAATAAGTAG
- the LOC102613936 gene encoding serine/threonine-protein kinase MPS1 isoform X3 produces MDREASLPVPPPLSSRFRPTVTSDTTSSSSSSSFTSSSSPPDLFRHVQAAFKRHRPLVKDPISQIKNEAATAVAETQEDASITPPSILGTRTNTFDENFNPFDAQRDHSKLTIGCKENNSLTLAHLEPPHDQGQRKVRFSVGNSTSCQGADDRMATGMENLSSHMGSLALTEMEWDASNQVEVSTVVNNNSKLQQVRNTEPDISLRPDGASSLAKRTTVVQDQLHQFRNFLGQPATQFSMVGSSCPTSTYIHSTSAPMLNSTTKCSRSHQEGSTLGAVEPVEDFSRNPEPANRGDMVHLSCSSLKDTKTPVDQAVRAPQASTSVIDPKPEIKKQEWPKEQQDCVVKEGGIPNDPSTHKSMEGRQHTGNSPELKSQAPLSKNSSSDMKLEASKSEKQEKAVSSKGASAPRKRNYDPDLFFKVNGKLYQRLGKIGSGGSSEVHKVISSDCTIYALKKIKLKGRDYATAYGFCQEIEYLNKLKGKNNIIQLIDYEVTEKALLREVLNGSMNNKDGRVKDDGYIYMVLEYGEIDLAHMLSQKWKEMDGSNQTLDENWLRFYWQQILEAVNTIHEERIVHSDLKPANFLLVKGSLKLIDFGIAKAIMSDTTNIQRDSQVGTLSYMSPEAFMCNESDENGNIIKCGRPSDIWSLGCILYQMVYGRTPFSEYKTFWAKFKVITDPNHEITYEPVPNPWLLDLMKKCLAWDRNERWRIPQLLQHPFLVPPVSTQPSSSQDQSYQLLQLLAEASASDHEASAICSQLSQLIRNPVMLATTQLSTLRDQQCKLLLKLSKLCLELQKRLANLGENK; encoded by the exons ATGGACAGGGAGGCTAGTCTGCCGGTCCCACCACCTCTATCGTCAAGGTTCCGTCCGACAGTTACTTCAGACACGACGTCATCTTCGTCTTCGTCTTCGTTcacttcttcatcttctccgCCGGACCTCTTCCGGCATGTTCAAGCCGCCTTCAAGCGCCACCGCCCTCTCG TGAAGGATCCAATTTCACAGATTAAGAATGAAGCAGCGACTGCTGTTGCGGAAACTCAAGAAGATGCATCCATTACACCACCTTCAATTTTGGGCACTAGGACCAATACCTTTGATGAGAATTTTAACCCATTTGATGCACAGAGAGATCATTCGAAACTTACTATTGGttgtaaagaaaataattcattgaCTTTGGCCCATCTAGAGCCTCCACATGATCAGGGTCAGCGAAAAGTTCGATTTTCAGTTGGGAACAGCACCAGTTGTCAAG GGGCCGATGATCGAATGGCCACTGGAATGGAGAATTTATCATCTCATATGGGTTCACTTGCATTGACAGAAATGGAATGGGATGCAAGCAATCAAGTAGAGGTATCAACTGTTGTCAATAATAACTCAAAGCTTCAGCAAGTTCGGAACACAGAACCTGATATCAGTTTGAGGCCTGATGGTGCTTCTTCATTGGCAAAGAGAACTACTGTTGTCCAGGATCAGCTGCACCAATTCAGAAACTTTTTAGGTCAGCCTGCTACTCAGTTTTCTATGGTTGGCTCATCATGCCCTACCTCAACATACATCCATTCTACTTCAGCACCCATGCTTAATTCTACAACCAAATGTTCTCGTTCTCATCAAGAAGGCAGTACTCTTGGTGCTGTAGAACCTGTGGAAGATTTCAGTAGGAATCCTGAGCCTGCAAACCGAGGAGATATGGTACACCTATCATGTTCTTCACTAAAGGATACCAAAACTCCAGTTGATCAGGCAGTTAGGGCACCACAGGCTTCTACTTCGGTTATTGACCCCAAACCagaaattaagaaacaagAATGGCCAAAGGAGCAACAAGACTGTGTGGTGAAGGAAGGTGGAATACCAAATGATCCTTCTACTCATAAATCAATGGAGGGGCGTCAACATACAGGTAATAGCCCAGAACTGAAATCTCAGGCACCATTGTCAAAAAACTCATCATCAGACATGAAGTTGGAGGCTTCTAAATCTGAAAAGCAGGAGAAGGCTGTAAGTAGTAAAGGGGCATCTGCGCCTCGTAAACGGAATTATGATCCTGACTTGTTCTTTAAAGTCAATGGAAAACTCTATCAAAGGCTCGGTAAGATAGGAAGTGGAGGAAGCAGTGAGGTTCACAAAGTCATTTCATCAGACTGCACAATCTATGCACTTAAGAAAATCAAGCTCAAAGGTCGTGATTATGCAACTGCATATGGGTTTTGTCAGGAAATTGAGTATTTAAACAAGTTGAAGGGAAAGAACAATATCATACAGCTAATAGACTATGAG GTGACAGAGAAAGCTTTGCTTCGTGAAGTCTTGAATGGCTCCATGAACAATAAAGATGGCAGAGTCAAGGATGACGGATATATATACATGGTACTGGAATACGGGGAAATTGATTTGGCTCACATGTTGTCCCAGAAATGGAAGGAAATGGATGGCTCAAATCAGACCTTGGATGAGAACTGGCTTCGATTTTACTGGCAG CAAATACTTGAAGCTGTCAACACCATCCATGAGGAACGTATTGTCCACTCCGATTTGAAGCCAGCAAATTTCCTACTTGTCAAAGGTTCTCTGAAGCTAATTGATTTTGGTATTGCCAAAGCCATTATGAGTGATACAACCAACATCCAAAGGGATTCACAG GTAGGTACTCTGAGCTACATGTCTCCTGAAGCATTCATGTGCAATGAGAGTGACGAAAACggaaatattataaaatgtgGCCGGCCTTCAGATATTTGGTCTCTTGGCTGCATCCTTTATCAAATGGTATATGGGAGGACCCCATTTTCGGAATACAAAACCTTCTGGGCGAAGTTTAAAGTTATCACAGATCCTAACCATGAAATAACTTATGAACCTGTTCCCAATCCATGGCTTCTTGATCTTATGAAGAAGTGCCTCGCATGGGATCGAAATGAAAGGTGGAGGATTCCTCAGCTACTTCAACATCCTTTCCTTGTTCCCCCAGTCTCAACACAACCATCGTCATCTCAAGACCAAAGCTATCAGCTGCTTCAACTTCTAGCCGAAGCTAGTGCCAGTGATCATGAAGCTTCCGCAATATGCAGTCAGCTGAGTCAATTGATTAGGAATCCAGTCATGCTGGCAACAACTCAGTTGTCAACATTGCGAGACCAGCAATGTAAGTTGCTTCTTAAACTATCAAAGCTTTGCTTAGAACTCCAGAAACGTCTAGCAAATCTTGGGGAGAATAAGTAG